In the Sus scrofa isolate TJ Tabasco breed Duroc chromosome 8, Sscrofa11.1, whole genome shotgun sequence genome, GAATTTTCTGCTCTTGATTTCATTGTGAGGACTCGCAGTTCGCATATGAATACTTGCCTCTCTCCTGAACAAGGGGTGTTTTATATTGTGGATATTAAATTGTGCtactttccagattttttttctatgtttgttgATAGAAAACCAATAGCTGAATCTGTAGCCCATCTCATAGACAAAAGGGATTTTTTAGTTTCCTCTACgactctgttttttattttattcctagttttcttccccttttttttaatggcatcttTTGGAAATCTGCATCTCTTAAGTCACCTTAAGCCCTTTCTTGATAACCTTTTCCTTATGTTTAAAACTTTCTCAACATCACTTTCAATTATCCCCTATGCCATAATTTATTGGACTGTTTTAAGGACATTTCAGTTCTTcctcccatacacacacacacacacacacacacacacacacacacacacttttttcttttttttttttttttgctgttgttaataAGGCTGCAATAAATAGCTTTGTGTGTATAGACCTTAGCTGACATTTTggattctttctttgtttctaaggTTACGAATTCAAATTGCTTAGTTGCTTTCCATGAAGTTGTACTGAAAGAGTTTTCTAGTCAGTCAGAGCTAAGAAGAATATTCCAAGCAAAAAATAACTAGTGGTACCCTGGCATTGTCTGAATATAATGCACAGGTCAAGATACTGGTGCAGAGCTGGGCCAGCCCTAACTGTTTAGGGCCTGCCTGCCCAGCTGagggagccacatctgcagatcTGATGAGGGGTTCAGCTTGTGTCCTGTACACAGCACAGTGGCACCATGTGGATGTAGCTGAAAGGGATCTGACTGGAGTCGGGGGACCAGTTCGGAGGCTATGCCATGCCTTTTCAAGGCAAGAAATGTTGGAGACCTGACTTGGAGTGTTGGCACCAGTCATATCAAGAGAAGGATCTAGGCAGGAGGGATTCAGGAGGTAAAATAAACCTTGCCTGAGGCCGCCATGTGGAATGCTTGAAAATAGCTGCCCTGTCAGATGGTGACTGAGAGCTATGCCTGTATTTGTTTGCATTTAAAACATGCCTATATCTTTCTATTCAGGTTCtaaataatagggaaaaaaatccagcagCTAGCAACACCATTACTCAAAAACCCTAACAAAGGAAACATATTTCAAGAactaaaacattttcttcccactcaaaaaaaaaaaaaaaaaaaaaaaagcacttggggACCaactttgtctttgtcttatccttttaaaactttcttctgAGTTATTTATCCCCAAAACAGCCCCAGAACTGGGTCATTTAGGCAGAATTCCATTTTGAATAGATAGTTGGATTCTATGTGTCATCTTTCTCATCTCTCTGCTTTAGGAATGAAACTAAATTTcaattgtatctttttaaaagatctctTTAGTAGTTCAGGACATAGAATATATCAtactgtctcctttttttttttttctttgaaacttcAGTCTATATTTTTACAAAGATCCGAACATGGCTAACAGCACTGGGGTTGAAAGAGATGAAATGGAAATTTCAACTCAACAATATGCTAGACTAAAAATAGGAAACAgcataaaatgcataaaatggtTACTGTTAAAGTATAGAACAAATGAATAGAGAAGGACAAATAAAGCTTGTATGTGCAAATCGGGGCAGCAGGTACCCTACCTTGCAAaggaatttcttcttcttccttttttttttttttttttttaagtgctgtacccgtggcacatggaagttcccaggctagggtctaatcagagcttttgctgccggcctacgccagagccacagcaatgccagatccaagcctcatctgcgacctacaccacagctcacagccacgctggatccttaacccactgagtgaggccagggattgaagccacatcctcacaaacaccatgtcagattcttagccatgacgggaactcccgtaaagGAATTTCTAATGACATTCCAGTATCTGAGTCAGAGAGAAACTATAAGGGATAGGCCTGGAGAttcagaaaaggaattttttgaaGCTGTTGAAAAGTCAAAGCCTAAATTTGGTCTCCTAATTTCGACGACTTTTCTCAAAGGCTGTTACATACCATGTGTCTACACTTGACAAGAGACTTATACATCATCCTTGTCCATCTCCCTGGACACCCGGCTACTTTCCTTTCTTATGTGacatcccagctcacggcaatgccggatccttttaaCGTGGACCTAATGATGAACTCTTCAGATGCTACAGTCAATTAACTCCTGTCTCTCAGGGCAGGTGACACTTTCCTCTCCAAGAGAAGCAGCTCTGGGAGAGATCTAgtgaaaaagtacaaaaaaaagtGCAGGTAATCCCTCTTCTGTTTGTACTTTTTCACTAGATCTCTCCCAGAGCTGCTTCTCTTGGAGAGCGAAGTGTCACCAGCCCTGAGAGACAGAAGTTAGTGGAccgtagcactgagaactatgtctagatacttacaacgcagcacgacaatgggagaaaaaattatacatgtgtgtgtaactgggtccccatgctgtacagtggggggaaaaaaatgtgttgggggaaataacagtaaaaaagtatgaacataaaaaaagaatgttttataagATCAGTGACAGCTTCCACACTATAAAAacctatttaattaaaaaaccaaTACATATTGCTCGTGtatatgaaactgaaaaaaaaaaaagcagaggggtTCATTGGTAATGCTTTGTGAACAAACACGAATCCTAAGGTGCCCAGAGTGACTCAATTGCCAAAGACCAGCCTCCTTAAAGTCGAACTGGGAAGATTTACTGAGTGAATGTACTGGGGGGCACAGTGCTGGCACCACAAgtaccttcctttttttctttcttttttttttttttttttttttttttttttttttttgtctttttgccttttcttgagctgctcctgtagcatatggaggttcccaggctaggggtctaatcagaactgtagccaccggcctacaccagagccacaggatcgcccgatctgagcctacaccccagctcacggcaatgccagatccttaacccactgagcaaggccagggatcgaacccgcaacttcatggttcctaatcagattcattaaccactgctccacgatgggaactcgtacAAGTACTTTGCTGATGGTGGCTTGCATCCGATGAGCCTCTCTGTCTGCTTGTTCACTATGTCCCAGGGAGTTTCTTGTTCTCACTGGATGCTTCCAACCCAGCCCACATGGGCAGTTCAGAGCCtcccctgctgcttctcctgAAACTCTGATATGGGCTCATGGTCTTGAGTCCTTTAATGACAACCCAAGGCAACTTCACAGTTGGACTCTTATATTCTTCTGTGAACTTAGGGGGGCTTGCATTCACTCTCCCCACCTGGCATGACAGGATCCTAAGGAAGAACATAACACCCTCTTTTCATGCCTAGCACGGCCATGGCTCGTGGTCCCAAGAAACACCTGAATCACGTAGCAGCTCCAAAGCCTTGGATGCTGGATAAACCGACTGGTGTGTTTGCTCCTCATCCATCTACTGGTCCCCACAAGCTGAGGGAATGTCTCCCCCTCATCATTTTCCTAAGGAACAGACTTAAGTGTGCCCTAATAGGAGATGAAATAAAGGTCTGCATGCAGTGTTTCATTAAGATTGATGGCAAGGTGCACACGGATATAACCTACCCTGCTGGGTTTATGAATGCCATCCACATTGACAAGACTGGAGAGAATTTCTGTCTGATCTGTGACACCAAGGGTCATTTTGCCCTTCATTGTATCACACCTGAGGAGGCCAAGTACAAGTGTTGCAAAGGGAGAAAGATCTTTGTGGGCACAAAGGAAATCCCTCACCTGGTCACCCATGATGCCCGTACCATCCGCTACCCTGATCCCCTCATCAAGGGGAATGACACCATTCGAATTGATTTGGAGACTGGCAAGATTACTGATTTCATCAAATTTGATACTGGTAACCTGTGCATGGTGACTTGGAGGTGCTAAGCGGGGAAGAATTGGTGTGATCACCAGCAGGGAGAGACTTCCTGGTTCTTTCAATGTAGTCCATGTGAAAGGTGCCAATGGCAACAGCTTTGCCACCCAGCTCTCCAACACTTTTGTTATTGTCAAAGGCAACAAACCATGGATCTCTCTTCCCCGTGGAAAGGGTATCCACCTTACCATTGCCGAGGGGAAAGACAAGAGACTGGCGGCCAAAGGGAGCAGTGGATAAAATGATCTATAGGCGACATGATTGGAAAAGTCTTTATACTTAATTAAAGATAAtaccgcattaacaaaagaacaTAACACCAAGAAGAATTGTAACCTGGCAGAGAAAAGAACATCATCTTAATAtttgaaaacttcaaaaattacAAGTTTTCCTGAAAGCCCTAAAAATAGATACCAGCCACTAAAGATTCCTAACCCCAGGGACCCATCTAATTTTAAGATGAGTCAAATGAACTGAATGTCTGTGTGGACAGAAGATTCCAAACTCTTTACGGGTAAAAGAAATTTTACAAAATGCTGTAATGTGATCAGGGTTCTGAGCCCTTTAACTCGTGAAGTAGAAAACAAAGGGATGCTTTCCAGCCAGGCAGAAATGGTCTGTCCTGACTTTACCCTGTTGCGCCTGCTACATATGCTTGATTCggaacagatttttttccaagttccttttttcaaaaaaaagtgaTGACTGCTGATTGATTTTCATAAGATTTGACTTACTCTTTCATGCCCATGTGACACAAATTAGATTGGTCATTCTTTTCTCTgccatttttgtgtgtatgtgtgtgattttttttaatttttttattactcaatgaatttatcacatttatggttgtacaatgatcatcacaatccaattttatgggatttcaaacccacaaccccagctcaTCCCTCCATccgccaaactgtctcctttggagaccataagtttttcaaagcctgtgagtcagtatctgttctgcaaagaagttcattctgtccttttttctctctgccatttctttatacatttaaaataactttcaagGTTTCTTTGCTAATTGtaggaaattttttaaagggtgaaaagaataaagaagtaaagaaaaataaaggtttcACCACCCagcaattattattaatttattattaatattagtatacttaatttttataatgtatatataaacatcctATGTATGTTGTTAAACATTGTAGGGTTAGGccattaatacaattttttttttcttgcttttttacagccacacctgtggcacatggaagttcccaggctaggggtggaatcagagctgcagctgcaggcctacaccacagccacagcaatgcaggatccaaactgtgtctgtgacctacaccacagctcacagcaatgccagatcctaaacccactgagcaggaccagggatggaacctgaatcctcatggatactagtcggattttgtaacctgctgagccacaacaggaactcctatcaatacaatttttattctactttctcATTTAACACTATAGAGTAAGCATTTCCTTCTAACTTaagaaattatcttaaaatatttaagtggtTGCATAGTAGTCCATTATTGGAGTTTATTTAACTGCCCCTGCTCTTGTTGGGCTTTTAAATTGCCTCCAGTATTGATCCTTATAAAatcatgacattattttttttctgtatttacccCTTCAGCTATATTTCTAAAAGTAAACTTCCTGGGTCAAAAGTGATTTCCAAAGGATCTTGATAAGTTTTATCAAACTGCTTTCTTGAAAGTTGGTAACAATTTACACCCCACTAGCAGGATGTGCTTGTATTACTCTTCTTTTGGAACCAAGATGTAGtaccatttttaaatatcttactcATGTGACAGCCAAATACGAAGGTAGCTCTTGTTTTTAATTGCCATGTCTTTGATTTCTCTgaaatattattccttttttttttttttttttttgtcttttgttgttgttgttgttgttgttgttgctatttcttgggccgctcccgcagcatatggaggttcccaggctaggggttgaattggagctgtagccaccggcctacgccagagccacagcaacgcgggatccgagccgcgtctgcgacctacaccacagctcacagcaacgccggattgttaacccactgagcaagggcagggactgaacccgcgacctcatggttcctagtcggattcgttaaccactgcgccacgacgggaactcctgaaatattatTCTTGAGTAACTTAAACTCTTCCCATATTGTGTCtgatgacttaaaaaaattgcacaaaatgagagttgtgagttaagtttgaTTTGGGGCTCACTGAAGACTATAGCCctggagacagcctctcagacagctctgaggaactgctacAAAGAGGGGAGGGGTGATTTTAGTGGGGGGGGGGtactgtcacacacacacacattttggcaGAAGGATGATGCTATTCACAAGGAGCAGATGGCTCTGTTCATTAATAGTATTTTTCtacatatgagaagatgcaaggaATTGGGCTTATACAACCTTCTTCTGAAAATACCTACTTCAAGGCCTATTGTGCCAGTTTTTCCAGAGGCCATAGTGCTTccttcctgatctccaccctgaactcctttcatGGCCTGTTGAAGGTCAGGGGCCACAGTGGCTAGTGACTTCATTCTTACAGAACCAGATGGCAAGCGACAATCTGTAGTTGGCAGATTTAATGTAAATCGTCATTGATGATAAGATGCGTCCGAACtgcagagatgttaaaatgtgagaGGAAAATGACATGGCATAGAACTGATAAAATgtgatgttaactttttttttttttttttttttgtctttatgcctttttctagggctgctcctgcagcacttggaggttcccaggcgaggggtcaaatcggagctgtaaccaccggcctatgccagagccgcagcaacgcgggatccgagccacgtctgcaacctacaccacagctcagggcgatgctgaatcgttaacccactgaacaaggccagggatcaaacctgcaacctcatggttcctagttggattcgttaaccactgagccatgatgggaactctgatgttaactatttttaacattttgtgttCTTATTTTGGTAAAGGGTGTTTTTTTCACataagtattttttgtttttatgatgctttggggttaatagaaaaaaagttatacaatttatgaatttttatttttctctccttttctttaatctttctttaccataaataaatacaacagcTGAGCCATTAactacatttttcaaatttaagttgGTGTAAACTTCCCACTCAATAGTCATTATTGAtgaaaagcattatttaaaaaactcattCTTTCAGGAATATAATTTTACATACTCTGCCAAATTAAAAGTTCTATGGTGTGGTGGGAGTTTAAAAGGGCACAACTACTTTGGAAACTTGTCAGCTTCTACTGAAGTTAAGCATCTTctaacccagcaatttcactcttggATATACACCCAAGGAAAATGAATGCATACATTCACAGAAAAACTTGTACAAGAAGGGTCATCATAGCACATTcctttgtaatagccaaaaaatgaaaataaccccCATGTCTAACAATAGAAAAATCTATCAGTTGGGATAcattcatacagtggaataccagtcagcaatgaaaagaaacaagtaatcCATATACATCAAAGCATAGATGAATCTGAAAACATTACATTGAACCAAAGAAGCTGCACAAACAGAATAGatactttatgattccatttatatgaaaatcaGTCACAAGCAAAGCTAATCTGTGGTGACAGCAGTCGTAACGATGGATTCATGGCAAGAGGTTGGTGCTGCCTGGTCCAGAGTTGGAGAGAGCTCTCTGGGGTGCGAGAAACAATGTGCATATTCATCTGGGTAGTGTGCACATAAATATATGCATCCTTAAGAAATCAGCCAGCTAAGGGTTTATGCATGTTACTGTGTGTTAAaccttcatttaaaataatgaaagagggagttcccattgtggcttaggagtaacgaacctgactagtatccatgagattgcaggttcgatgcctggtctctctcagtgggttgaggatctggtgttgccatgaggtgtggtgtaggtcgcagacacggctcagaaatcctgttgctgtggctgtggtgtaggccagcaactgtagtgccagtttgacccctagcctgggaatagccatatgctgagggaacagccctaaaaaataaaataaaagaaagtaagaaaatttcacagtaccaaaaaaaaaaaaaaaaaaaaaaagaaaaaaaagaaaaagaaaaaacccaatgctgtggacttaaaaaaaaaaaaaagttaactttttacATTAgtcaaatatacataaaatgtaagTTCAGAGTTTGCTGATGGTGCtttctaatcatttttctttgatttctttggattTTGGTGGATCAACTGCCAAAAATTAGCTATCTCTTAATATAGAgattaaaggaaggaaagatgaaaggCGATGGCAGCATTGGTCAATGATGTATGATGTGTTCTCTTCTGTTGTATTTGCAACAGAGCAAATGCCACCTTAGGAAAGAAGTCTTGAACTGTAATAACCTTGTTAAATATGGCATTCTGACTTCAAATGTCCTGATCCCCAGTTATAGTCATCAACTAGACACTTGGGACAAAAGCCAACCAGCTTTGCTGCCACAGCCCAACAGTATAATTAGACCAGGGTCAAGTTTTAAGCACAGAGATTCCCTCCACCAGAACCCGAAGGAATGAGACAGGTTATAAGAAGATTCTGCAGTTCCCTCGAAACTTGCATTCTCAAAGGATCAGTTTCTTCTAGCCACTAAAAAATCAGAGTTTAGTAGCCAGAGGATCTGAGGCAGCTCCTTCGTTCTTCAAGTGGTGTTGGTTTTTCTTTAATGCTATTTAACCCCAATCCTATGGACTACTGGGTGAAATAAGTGGCTATTTATTATAATACTTTGAAAAGCACTCAACTGTTAACAAAGCTCCTTTATGTGTAATGTCTAATTTTCATCTCCCAACAGCCTCTACTACAGATAGGGCAGGGGCCGTTAACACTCCTTTATTTAACTAAGAGAAAACCTTAACTCGGGGTCACAGGGCCCAAAGCGCAGCTAGGTTTTCTGACTTCTGGGCCAGCACCCTTTCCAAGACACAGCTACCTCTGCTATGGATTTGACACCTCAGCCCCAGTGAGTGCTCTGCCCTTTGCTCATCTCTCTGGGGCTGTGGTTTTGGCTAAAAGTCTGCCTCGGAAACCCCCACCTTACTGTGATCCAACTGTCTAAGAACCCTAAGTAATCCAGGTCAAATCTATCCCAGCTTTAAGAAATTTGCTTTCCCCACAGTGATTCCAGCTTGTTATCGTGGGCCTGCAAACAGACCCGGCTCTTTCACAGAAGGGCAGTGTTTGTGCTAGTGAGGTGAACAATAATTTACTTTATTgcgttcttttttcccctccttccatCAGGTAAAACGGCCAGCATAGCGTATCAGCTTGCCAAAACAAACTGTGTTTATAACAGCAATGATGTAGTTAGTACTGGTTCTGTGTGAcagctcttttttccctttacttttcttctttctactttaaaaaaaaaaaaatgatgtttacaTAACCTAAATAGGGGACATCAGAGACACGCAGTTTCTCAAAATTGCTCCAAACATTTCAGACCAAGCCCAGGAGCGGGGGATCACCTCCCACCGAGAGGTGCTGGGCTGGTTAGGTTGAGTTTATGGTGGGGAAAGGCTGGCGTCTCCTTCACCAGCCCCACAGCACTGCACGGTCACCACTGCAAGGTCTTTCTATACAAGAGATGGAGCAAGAGGAGACGGCTCTGAAGGAAGGAACTTGATGAAAAGTCGATCATCGCAAGGAGTGAGGGAAAGTCTGGCTCGGGTCTATGATTATGTTCCTCGCTTCATACCGCCTTCTGCTCCGCCCATCTAGGCGCTTTCAGAACACTGATTtggagccattttttttttcaactgtatttCCTGCTCCTGTTTCTGAAATAGTCTAGCTTTCAATCCAGCTGAGTTTCTCATACCAGTGACACtattatggtttctttttctcatggaaATTCCTTCTCCTTGGATTTCTTTCCTCCAGTCTCCACACTTGCAGGTCCTTCCCATCCTAGTTTCCCAACCTCCCCACAAAGGAACTGCTCCTCTCCTTGAAGTCTATGGCACTTTTACTTGTATCTGTTTATGATGTGTCCCTTTGCCTGTTGTACTAGCATCACGAAAATAGGTCAATGTCACTATTATCCACTGAGCACTAACTAAGTACTTTATAAACAAGTATTTCATCCTTACAACAACCCCATAAGGTATTTACTAGTCAGGATAGACTACTTTTGCTGCAGCAACAACAACCAAGAAAATTTCCCCACTCTTAGTGGCTTAATACAGTAAGGACACCTTATGTTTTACGATCACGTGTGAATCAGCAAGGAACGTCTGCTCATGACGGCTGACAACGCCATCTCCATCTTGAACATTGTTAATTGACAGGTCAGTAATTAAGTACCTTCGCCTGAAATGAAATCTGTTATTTCTCTTCATAGTTTTTTGGCCAGGATTAGTCACATTGCCATAGCTACCACCAGGACAGCTTGTAATCTTCCCCTATGCCTGAAAGATGGAGAGCCATCATGTTGGATGAACACTGTTAATGAGAAGTTCAAttgggtactattattatcctcattttataaatgaagaaactaaggctcgGAGAGGTTAAGGGGTTATTTCAAAATAGTCAGCCaagattaaaaaggaaatctGCTTTACCCCCAGCCCGAGCTTTCAGGTTCTACACAGTATGGAGGTGCATGTTCCCATCAGCCTGCCAATTCAGTATTTAAAACACATCACCAGCAGGAGGCATGTCTGATTCATCTTTGGaccccagtgcctagcacaatATTCTGCAGAAAGTCCTATCACATACCTGTTAGATGTTCATgaatttgtcattttgttttcacCTTTCTACTTTTCCTCAGAACTCAGCATTCCTAGTAGTGAGTTCTGGTATCAGTTTTaaaatctcccttttttttttttttttttttgtctttgtggcatttcttgggccgctctcgcagcatatggaggttcccaggctaggggtctaattggagctgtagccactggcctacaccagagccacaacaactcgagatccgagccacatctgcaacctgcaccacagctcacagcaacactgtgacgggaactccttaaaatctCTTTAACAACAggcagaaatattcttttttcaaactTCCTCATGTATAACTAAGATACTCACCTTCCATCCTAGACTATACTAAAGTGCCCACTATGTCAGCAAGGCTCTTTTCTCAGTAACAGGAATGGAGAATAAGCCTATTGATTTGCATAATACAGCACATTTCATGATACCCTGAGTGCGTGGATTGCCAGGTACTGGACCACAGGCAGGGCATTTGTGCCAAAGATAATGCACAGAAAAAGCCAGTGATTTCCATGTCTTTTTCAAAGCTACAGCAGTCAAGATTCTGGTGAGGTTCTCACTGAATTCACCTGATTTCAGGAGCATGGATGGCATGGAATCCTACTTAAGAAAATCAGTGAAAGCACATCCTCTCAGTAGGAATGGAATACCTGAGTAGCAGTGGAATTCCTGAGTAGGAATTTCTCTTCTTTGATATCCATTACACTGTCTAGGCTCAGTCACTATTCTGTAAGTGGCATCACCGGCGCCATTTTGGTCTTTCTAACTGAAATGTGCTCAGACCCATAAATCGATGTTCCCAAAATGTGATTGGCATGGAAGGAATGGCCCTGTGTGGTGTCTGCCAGACAATCTGAGCAGACCACTGGCTCGTCAACCCTATCATGTCCTTGTTAGGCCCCTGGAAAAAGGCagaattctttcatattttagagtccataaaaatgaacaaaaatgcttCCATTATGAAGGGTCAGTGCTGTGCTGTACTAGTtgttaaaatactttaattttgcccatatgtaaataaatgatttgaaaaaacaaaaatgaaaagccaaaacaCTATGGCATTTACTTCCCAGGTAAtgttttgtgtcctttttttcttttgacaactTTAATTTATTCTCACTTTGAAGATATAAAtctaaactgtattttttaaaaactagatcaAAAGAGTTATGCATTTCAAAATTGATTCACTCTGCACGTTGCCCTTACCAAAGATTACatcaattttctttctcactgAAAGTGTATAAGACTGTTTATACTGTGAACTATTAccgaatttaaaaataaaggccaATTATGAGCAAGAATGATCTCGTTTAATTTCCAGTTTTAGCTAGGAAATTTCTTACAAGTGTTTTAATACATTTATCCGAAGTCTTAAAATGTGTTTGGGTAAAAATATTAGCAAGAGATATTTTATACCAACAgaataattgcctttttttttttttttttttttgtctttttgccttttctagggtcgcttcccattggcatatggaggttcccaggctaggggtccaattggagctgtagccgccagcctacgccagagccacagcaatgcaggatccgagccacgtctgcgacctacaccacagctcacggcaatgccggatccttaacccactgagcaagggcagggatcctaGGGATCCtgaacccaaaaccccatggttcctagtcggattcgttaaccactgagccatgatgggaactccataattgtCTGTTATTGAAAAATGTATTAGgacagataaaataatttttaaagtgtctgTATGTAAGATCAACATGTAATCACTGGTTATCAGTACATTGGAATGATATTAACTAAGCGGTTAAACCGttgtctttgtctctttctttttcctttcttttctttattcttttctttgtctttttacttttgaCCCCCTAACCTGTTTCTTCTACTACTCACGCcacacctctggcaaccacaaatctgttctctgcatctgtgagcttgtgtttgtttgcttgtttgttgtaAATTCTACATAAATAAAAGGGCTagtgcagtatttgtctttccctgtctgatttATCTCACATAACATAATGCCCTCGAGGTCCATCGTGtcttcacaaatggcaggatttcaagATCTCAGGgctaataatatttttttgtgtacatataccacaatTCCTTTATCCGTTt is a window encoding:
- the LOC100624892 gene encoding LOW QUALITY PROTEIN: 40S ribosomal protein S4, X isoform-like (The sequence of the model RefSeq protein was modified relative to this genomic sequence to represent the inferred CDS: deleted 1 base in 1 codon); translation: MPSTAMARGPKKHLNHVAAPKPWMLDKPTGVFAPHPSTGPHKLRECLPLIIFLRNRLKCALIGDEIKVCMQCFIKIDGKVHTDITYPAGFMNAIHIDKTGENFCLICDTKGHFALHCITPEEAKYKCCKGRKIFVGTKEIPHLVTHDARTIRYPDPLIKGNDTIRIDLETGKITDFIKFDTGNLCMVTGGAKRGRIGVITSRERLPGSFNVVHVKGANGNSFATQLSNTFVIVKGNKPWISLPRGKGIHLTIAEGKDKRLAAKGSSG